The Hemibagrus wyckioides isolate EC202008001 linkage group LG12, SWU_Hwy_1.0, whole genome shotgun sequence genome includes a window with the following:
- the tmem100a gene encoding transmembrane protein 100 codes for MTEDTVKDTMTVPECPSLTVKANNNNNKNEPPPSVSIPLVNDGPLTAATGGTELSCFRCTLPFGVVVLIAGIVVTAVAYSLNSHGSTISHFGLALLSAGVALLGLSAACWKLRSEKKKEERRRESQAALVTNHRIV; via the coding sequence ATGACCGAAGACACTGTGAAAGACACCATGACAGTTCCCGAGTGCCCTTCTCTCACCGTTAaagccaacaacaacaacaacaaaaatgagcCGCCACCTTCGGTGTCCATCCCCCTGGTGAACGACGGTCCTCTGACGGCAGCGACAGGTGGCACGGAGCTCTCGTGCTTCCGCTGTACTCTTCCCTTCGGCGTGGTGGTGCTGATCGCCGGCATCGTGGTCACAGCCGTCGCCTACAGTCTTAACTCTCATggctccaccatctcccacttCGGCCTGGCCCTGCTGTCGGCCGGCGTGGCTCTGCTCGGCCTCAGCGCCGCCTGCTGGAAGCTCCGCAGcgagaaaaagaaggaggagcGGAGACGGGAGAGCCAGGCTGCGCTAGTCACCAACCACAGGATCGTCTGA